The region TTGCCGCCACCGAGGAACATCTCGCCGACATCCGGATCATTCAGAAGGTCTTCACCGGTTCCCTCGAAACGGTTCTTGCCATCCACCAGCACATACCCGCGATGAGCAATACCCAGGGCCTGCTTAGCATTCTGTTCCACCATCAGAATAGGCGTACCTGCCGCATGGATGGTCTTCACAATCGAGAAAATCTCGCCACGATATTTGGGAGAAAGACCGGCAGTCGGTTCATCCAGAAGCAGGATTTTCGGCTCAAGCATCAGCGCCTTGCCCATGGCCACCATCTGTCGTTGACCACCAGACAGCGTCCCGGCCGCCTGACGACGCTTCTCGGCCAGTGGCGGGAAGATCTCATAGATTTCCTGAATACGCGGGCGATAGTCGTCGGTCCGCACAAAGGCACCCATTTCGAGATTTTCCTCAACACTCAGGGTCGGGAAAATATTGGATGTCTGCGGCACATAGCACACGCCGTGACGCACCACCTGCTCCGGCGGGGTGTTGGTGATATCCTGTCCGTCCAGCACAACATTGCCGGATGTCAGTTTCAGCAGACCGAAGACCGATTTCATCGCTGTGGATTTACCGGCACCATTCGGCCCGATGATTACAACGATCTCGTCCTTCTCAACCGCCATCGAAACACCATGCAGGATCTGGGTATCTCCATAACCGCCGATGACTGAATTCAGTTCAAGCACAGCCATTACGCATCCTCCCCGCCAAGATAGGCATCCAGCACTTGCGGGTTGCTGCGCACATCAGCCATTTTGCCTTCTGTAAGAACAGTGCCTTCCGCCAGCACGATGACCGGATCACAGATCGCTGCAATCAGATCCATGTCATGCTCAATGACGCAGAATGTATAGCCACGCTCCTCACGCAAACGCACAATCATATCGCGGATCTTGAGCAGCAGCGTCGGATTCACCCCGGCGCCTGGCTCATCCAGCAACACGAGCTTGGCATCCGTCATCATCGTGCGGCCGAGTTCCAGAAGCTTCTTCTGCCCGCCGGACAGGTTGCCTGCTCTTTCATCCCTCAGATGAGAGATCGACAGAAACTCAAGGGCATCCTCTGCAAGAGCCCGGACTTCATCTTCCCGACGTTTGACGGACTTCGAAGAAAGCCAGTTATTGAAAATGCGCTCGCCCGGCTGCTGCGGTGGAACCAGCATCAGGTTCTCCAGCACAGTCATCTTGGCAAACTCATGAGGAATCTGGAATGTCCGGACGATACCGCGATGGAACATCTGATAGGTGGGAAGACCGGTAATGTCTTCTCCCTCAAAGATGATGCGCCCGGATGACGGCGCGAGTTCTCCGGCAATCATGTTGAATGTAGTGGTCTTACCAGCCCCGTTCGGTCCAATCAGCCCCGTAATGGACCCCTTGCTGATTTCAAATGAGCACTCATTAACTGCATGAACCCCACCAAAGTTCTTGCTGAGCTTTTCTACCTTGAGCACGTGTGCTCCGCCTTCCTCGTAAAAGCCTGTTAGGCAATCTTTTTATCGCACATGTGGCAGGAAGCAGCACCACCCGATGAGAGCTGGCCTTTATAACGCGACCATTGCAACTGTATCGACTGTCAACCTCTACCCCGAATGTGGGGCATTAATACAGTATTCAGAGCCCAATTCAATCAGAGTCCATCATCAGGCTGAGAGATTTGAAGTGAGATACGCAGCTGAAAAGCCTGGTATCCCAATCTCGAAAATCAGGCGAGATCCGGCCTGCCCGCAACATCTGACTGAAGTGCCGGCAACCGATTATTGCGGATCATGTCACGACAATGCTCGACAAAGGCCTGAACTGTTCCAGTGGCACCGGCCCCCGGTGTCATAACAAGTCCCATGCGCACCGGTCTGACATCACCAGCGAGAGGGATAAAAACCAGTTTCCCCCCAT is a window of Coralliovum pocilloporae DNA encoding:
- a CDS encoding ABC transporter ATP-binding protein — protein: MAVLELNSVIGGYGDTQILHGVSMAVEKDEIVVIIGPNGAGKSTAMKSVFGLLKLTSGNVVLDGQDITNTPPEQVVRHGVCYVPQTSNIFPTLSVEENLEMGAFVRTDDYRPRIQEIYEIFPPLAEKRRQAAGTLSGGQRQMVAMGKALMLEPKILLLDEPTAGLSPKYRGEIFSIVKTIHAAGTPILMVEQNAKQALGIAHRGYVLVDGKNRFEGTGEDLLNDPDVGEMFLGGGKSGNKNPDGDANG
- a CDS encoding ABC transporter ATP-binding protein — protein: MLKVEKLSKNFGGVHAVNECSFEISKGSITGLIGPNGAGKTTTFNMIAGELAPSSGRIIFEGEDITGLPTYQMFHRGIVRTFQIPHEFAKMTVLENLMLVPPQQPGERIFNNWLSSKSVKRREDEVRALAEDALEFLSISHLRDERAGNLSGGQKKLLELGRTMMTDAKLVLLDEPGAGVNPTLLLKIRDMIVRLREERGYTFCVIEHDMDLIAAICDPVIVLAEGTVLTEGKMADVRSNPQVLDAYLGGEDA